A single window of Bacillota bacterium DNA harbors:
- the pheT gene encoding phenylalanine--tRNA ligase subunit beta gives MKLSANWLKCYVDIDVTPKEYAARMTMSGSKVEGYESAGEGIENVVVGRLLSVTPHPNADKLVICSVDVGKGEPIQIVTGAKNVKAGDIIPVCLNGAKLPSGTVIKKGKLRGVESNGMLCSLSELGLTVSDFPYAIEDGIFIIEEPCEIGQDIKSALGLDDTITEFEITSNRPDCLSVIGLARETAATFGLKADIKEPVVKGNGGNVDDYVKVTVEAPDLCPRYCARAVKNIKIGPSPRWMRERLRHSGVRPINNIVDITNYVMLEYGQPMHAFDRDYIGGKHIIVRRAKDGENIVTLDGQTRKLDSSVLMIADDEKSIGIAGVMGGENSEIKETTGMIIFESANFDAATVRRGAKKVGLRTEASGRFEKGLDPNISLLAINRACELVEQLGCGEVVDGIIDINHTDSRPRVLPFEPDKINSFLGAAISREDQEKILRSLYFEVTPENNITVPTFRGDVQAMADVAEEVARIYGYNSIASTVFKGESIEGRYTPVQKLERKLIDTVASLGLFEMCSYSFISPKEYDKLAIPANSNLRKSVVITNPLGEDTSVMRTTALPSLLEALSLNYNRRNPKAALFELAKIFLPGENADTLPEEKKVLTAGMYGSGDFYVIKGIIIEALRTIGIEGVETAPLKTNPCYHPGRCAVLTKGDAVLGVIGQIHPTVADNYEIEVPVYAAEIDFNTILSLNPGDKTYKPLPKFPAVTRDIAVLCDEELPVASIEKIICETAKKILESCSLFDVYKGKQIEAGKKSVAYSVVLRAEDRTLTDAETENVMKKIITRLEKELGCILRS, from the coding sequence ATGAAACTTTCAGCAAATTGGCTTAAATGCTATGTGGATATAGATGTTACACCTAAAGAATATGCCGCCAGAATGACAATGTCGGGTTCAAAGGTCGAGGGCTATGAGTCTGCCGGAGAAGGTATTGAAAACGTTGTTGTCGGCCGCTTATTAAGCGTCACGCCACACCCCAACGCAGACAAACTCGTCATCTGCTCTGTAGATGTGGGCAAGGGCGAGCCGATCCAAATCGTTACTGGCGCTAAAAACGTCAAGGCCGGTGACATCATCCCCGTCTGCCTTAACGGTGCAAAACTGCCAAGTGGAACAGTCATAAAAAAGGGTAAACTGCGCGGGGTAGAATCAAACGGAATGCTCTGCTCACTGTCCGAACTCGGGCTGACTGTCTCTGACTTTCCATACGCAATTGAGGACGGCATATTCATTATAGAGGAACCCTGTGAGATAGGGCAGGATATCAAATCTGCCTTAGGACTTGACGATACCATAACAGAATTTGAGATAACCTCAAACCGTCCCGACTGTCTTTCTGTAATAGGTCTTGCCCGTGAAACAGCGGCAACCTTCGGCCTTAAGGCGGATATCAAAGAGCCGGTCGTAAAAGGCAATGGCGGCAACGTAGATGACTACGTTAAAGTTACAGTTGAGGCACCCGATCTTTGCCCAAGATACTGTGCACGTGCGGTCAAAAATATCAAGATAGGTCCTTCCCCACGCTGGATGCGCGAGCGTTTAAGGCACAGCGGCGTCCGCCCGATAAACAATATCGTAGATATAACGAACTATGTAATGCTTGAGTACGGTCAGCCAATGCATGCGTTTGACCGTGATTATATAGGCGGGAAACATATAATCGTGCGCCGCGCTAAAGACGGTGAAAACATCGTCACACTTGACGGTCAGACACGCAAGCTCGACAGCAGTGTTCTGATGATTGCCGATGATGAGAAATCTATCGGCATCGCCGGCGTCATGGGTGGAGAGAACAGTGAAATAAAAGAAACTACCGGCATGATCATATTTGAAAGTGCAAACTTTGACGCCGCGACCGTTCGCCGCGGGGCTAAAAAAGTCGGACTTAGAACCGAGGCTTCCGGCCGTTTCGAAAAGGGGCTTGATCCCAATATTTCTTTACTTGCAATAAACCGTGCTTGCGAACTTGTCGAACAGCTCGGCTGTGGCGAGGTCGTTGACGGAATAATAGATATAAACCATACAGATTCCCGCCCCCGTGTCCTGCCCTTCGAGCCGGACAAAATAAACAGCTTTTTAGGCGCTGCCATCAGCCGCGAGGATCAGGAAAAAATTCTGCGCAGTCTGTATTTTGAAGTAACGCCAGAAAATAATATCACTGTTCCCACATTCCGGGGAGATGTTCAGGCCATGGCGGATGTTGCGGAAGAGGTCGCAAGGATTTACGGCTATAACTCCATCGCCTCCACCGTCTTCAAGGGTGAAAGCATTGAGGGCAGATATACCCCCGTGCAGAAGCTTGAGAGAAAGCTTATTGACACTGTGGCATCTTTAGGTCTGTTTGAAATGTGCAGTTACTCCTTCATAAGTCCTAAAGAATACGACAAGCTTGCAATTCCCGCAAATTCAAACTTAAGAAAGTCTGTTGTTATAACAAATCCGCTCGGCGAGGATACAAGTGTAATGCGTACCACCGCACTTCCGTCACTTCTTGAGGCTCTGTCACTGAACTATAACCGCCGCAATCCCAAAGCAGCGCTTTTTGAACTTGCTAAAATATTTTTGCCCGGCGAAAACGCCGACACACTTCCGGAAGAGAAAAAGGTGCTGACAGCCGGAATGTATGGTTCCGGCGACTTCTACGTTATTAAAGGCATAATCATCGAGGCTTTGCGTACTATAGGTATTGAAGGTGTAGAGACAGCTCCGCTCAAAACTAATCCCTGCTATCATCCAGGCCGCTGCGCGGTCTTGACAAAAGGAGACGCTGTTCTCGGCGTTATCGGTCAGATACACCCGACTGTTGCAGACAATTACGAGATCGAAGTGCCCGTTTATGCTGCTGAAATAGATTTTAATACAATACTTTCGCTCAATCCCGGTGATAAGACTTATAAACCGCTTCCTAAATTCCCTGCCGTCACCCGTGATATTGCCGTTTTGTGTGACGAGGAACTTCCCGTTGCGAGCATTGAAAAAATTATATGCGAAACAGCAAAAAAGATACTGGAAAGCTGCAGCCTGTTCGACGTTTATAAAGGCAAGCAGATTGAAGCCGGCAAAAAGAGCGTCGCATACTCCGTTGTTCTGAGGGCAGAAGACAGAACTTTGACTGATGCAGAAACAGAAAATGTCATGAAAAAAATAATAACCCGCCTTGAAAAGGAGTTAGGATGCATTTTGCGCTCCTGA
- a CDS encoding IreB family regulatory phosphoprotein, which yields MNDNNTITFSIKEEKEREIKDIMQQVYDSLREKGYNPINQIVGYILSEDPTYITNHNNARSLIRKIDRDELLQTLVRSYLQK from the coding sequence ATGAACGATAACAACACAATTACCTTTTCAATCAAAGAAGAAAAAGAACGTGAAATCAAAGACATTATGCAGCAGGTTTATGATTCATTGCGCGAAAAAGGGTATAATCCGATAAATCAGATTGTCGGATATATTCTATCTGAAGATCCCACCTATATTACAAACCACAACAACGCGAGAAGCCTTATCCGTAAAATTGACAGGGATGAGCTGCTTCAAACGCTTGTCCGCTCATATCTCCAAAAATAA
- a CDS encoding ECF transporter S component, translating to MNKNSITTRKLTVMALLTAISFVLAFLETSLPLIPSFLKIDISALPVLIGSFALGPWAGVIIALLKNLLHLPMSQTGGVGQLADFLVIGSMSLTAGYVYKLRHSRMGAFLGCSLGIAVMTVMGSLSNKYIMIPFYSKLMPIDKILEACASVNSLIVDVNTYILYAVVPFNIFKGLVISVVTLLIYKKLSPVIHGIRKIR from the coding sequence ATGAACAAAAACTCTATCACAACGAGAAAGCTCACAGTAATGGCGCTGCTTACAGCAATAAGCTTTGTGCTTGCCTTTCTTGAGACTTCACTGCCGCTTATCCCGTCCTTCCTCAAGATCGACATCAGCGCCCTGCCTGTTTTGATTGGCTCCTTTGCACTCGGCCCCTGGGCTGGGGTCATCATCGCACTGCTGAAGAACCTTCTTCACCTTCCTATGTCCCAGACCGGAGGAGTAGGACAGCTTGCAGACTTTCTCGTCATCGGCTCGATGTCTCTCACAGCAGGATATGTCTATAAACTTCGCCATTCGCGAATGGGTGCTTTTCTTGGATGTTCGCTTGGAATCGCCGTAATGACTGTAATGGGCTCGCTCTCAAACAAATATATAATGATCCCTTTCTATTCAAAACTGATGCCTATCGATAAGATATTAGAAGCATGTGCGTCGGTCAATTCCCTTATTGTTGACGTGAACACATACATTTTGTATGCAGTTGTCCCATTCAATATCTTTAAAGGTCTTGTCATAAGTGTCGTTACCCTGCTTATTTACAAAAAAC